A section of the Cololabis saira isolate AMF1-May2022 chromosome 16, fColSai1.1, whole genome shotgun sequence genome encodes:
- the LOC133462276 gene encoding 5'-3' exonuclease PLD4 — protein MTSMYSSLHDNYVSNKGRTTSCVTLGVVLGCLTVLGIVLAVVVLERPPTPENHDTFPQDDGEETPTDQCSMSLVESIPEGLEYDANATFGIPLEQVWKALISMATTQVEVASFYWTLTGEDINVNSSTDIPGKDILKALEELPSRNVSVQVVTSVPSIRTNSTDLKILKQKGVQVRSVNFGHLTKGVLHTKFWIVDRKHVFIGSANMDWRALTQVKELGVVIYNCSSLAKDLHKIFQSYWVMGQPNSSLPQPWPAKFDTAINKHHPLLVKEDNISSRLYLAGSPPSFCPPSRTQDLEAIISTISEAEHFIDVSVMEYFPTTRFERPHKYWSVIDDAIRTAAYDRKIKIRMLISCGRDSDPAMLPFLRSLAAIDSPRHHINVQIKLYVVPVGNYSDIPYSRVNHNKFMVTDKAAYIGTSNWAGDYFVTTAGVSLVISQHTIPPASTTKTLHSQLKGVFARDWHSDFAVHLADLGHNPDCALSTRLKR, from the exons ATGACGTCGATGTACAGCAGCCTGCACGACAATTACGTTTCAAATAAAGGG AGGACGACCAGCTGTGTGACCCTGGGGGTGGTGTTGGGCTGCCTCACGGTGCTGGGGATTGTGCTGGCTGTGGTTGTTCTGGAGAGACCACCGACCCCCGAGAACCACGACACCTTTCCGCAGGACGATGGCGAGGAAACCCCCACGGACCAGTGCAG CATGAGCCTGGTGGAGAGCATCCCTGAAGGATTAGAATACGACGCCAACGCGACCTTCGGGATCCCACTGGAGCAAGTCTGGAAAGCTctcatctccatggcaacgaCACAAGTGGAAGTGGCATCTTTCTACTGGACTTTAACAGGGGAGGATATCAATGTTAATTCTTCTACAGACATTCCT GGAAAAGACATCCTGAAAGCACTTGAGGAGCTGCCCTCCAGAAATGTATCTGTTCAAGTGGTGACCAGTGTTCCCTCCATCAGGACAAACTCCACTGATTTAAAAATCTTAAAACAAAAAG GAGTTCAGGTGAGGAGTGTGAACTTTGGGCACCTAACAAAAGGCGTCCTACACACCAAGTTCTGGATCGTTGACAGAAAGCATGTGTTTATTGGAAGCGCCAACATGGACTGGAGGGCGCTGACACAG GTAAAGGAACTGGGAGTGGTGATCTACAACTGCTCCAGTCTGGCAAAGGACCTCCACAAGATCTTCCAGTCGTACTGGGTGATGGGGCAGCCCAACAGCTCCCTGCCACAGCCCTGGCCTGCAAAGTTTGACACTGCCATCAACAAGCACCACCCCCTGCTGGTGAAAGAGGATAACATCTCCAGCAGGCTGTACCTCGCT GGATCTCCACCATCGTTCTGTCCTCCATCGAGGACTCAGGATCTGGAGGCGATTATCTCCACCATTTCGGAGGCCGAGCATTTTATTGATGTATCTGTCATGGAGTACTTCCCCACCACACGCTTTGAAAGGCCTCACAA ATACTGGTCGGTTATTGACGATGCCATCAGGACAGCCGCTTATGACAGGAAGATTAAGATCAGAATGCTGATCAGCTGCGGGCGAGACTCCGATCCAGCCATGCTGCCTTTTCTTCGGTCTCTGGCTGCAATAGACTCCCCTCGCCATCATATTAATGTCCAAATA AAATTGTACGTTGTCCCTGTGGGAAATTATTCTGATATTCCATATTCCAGAGTCAACCATAATAAATTCATGGTGACTGATAAGGCAGCATACATTG GTACCTCCAACTGGGCAGGGGACTACTTTGTGACCACAGCTGGAGTGAGTCTAGTAATTTCCCAGCACACTATCCCCCCTGCGTCTACGACGAAGACCCTGCACAGCCAACTTAAGGGCGTCTTTGCCAGAGACTGGCATTCAGACTTTGCTGTGCACCTGGCTGATCTTGGGCACAACCCAGACTGTGCACTTTCAACACGACTGAAGCGCTGA
- the srp14 gene encoding signal recognition particle 14 kDa protein: MTCLQQLHCVSTERSVMVLLENDAFLTELTRLFQKCRTSGSVVITLKKYDGRTKPAPRKGHSESFEPADNKCLIRASDGKKKISTVVSTKEVIKFQMAYSNLLRAHMDGLKKKDKKSKSKKTKATQ, encoded by the exons ATGACGTGTCTTCAGCAGCTCCACTGCGTTAGCACTGAGAGGTCCGTCATGGTGCTGCTGGAAAACGACGCG TTTCTCACAGAGCTCACTCGGCTCTTCCAGAAGTGCAGAACATCAGGCAGCGTTGTCATCACACTAAAGAAGT ATGATGGAAGAACCAAACCGGCACCCAGAAAGGGCCACTCGGAGTCCTTTGAACCCGCTGATAACAAGTGTCTCATCAGAGCATCTGATGGCAAGAAGAAAATAAGCACAGTG gTCAGCACCAAAGAAGTAATTAAGTTTCAAATG GCATATTCCAACCTCCTTAGAGCTCACATGGATGGtctaaagaaaaaagacaagaaaagcaAGAGCAAGAAAACAAAAGCCACCCAATGA